One genomic region from Microcystis panniformis FACHB-1757 encodes:
- a CDS encoding SH3 domain-containing protein codes for MSNIVKTSLLSLTIYSLINLFSIKTQAEIGDPNGSNNQPQTGWTLWQRWDKLTDANIDFGFSNMDLGAGLELQQLCFGEVDTPNAEKKQQETYWWRLDNDINQIGSGNIQYGCWINGQFKGTNTVTAYNTSLGTVPCLRVNSSVKNGLIIYEDSTTNSRHLGIVKSGQIVQGESFPLMIFTTNDNLNWVAIKSPQEGWILTGKTGINENVSLCKN; via the coding sequence ATGTCGAACATTGTAAAAACCAGCTTACTCAGTTTAACAATTTATAGCTTGATCAACCTTTTCTCCATAAAAACACAAGCAGAAATAGGCGATCCGAATGGTTCCAATAATCAACCCCAAACAGGCTGGACACTATGGCAACGTTGGGATAAATTAACCGATGCAAATATAGATTTCGGTTTCTCCAATATGGACTTAGGAGCAGGACTAGAATTACAGCAATTATGTTTTGGCGAAGTTGACACCCCCAATGCAGAGAAGAAACAACAAGAAACCTACTGGTGGAGATTAGATAATGACATCAATCAAATAGGTTCGGGAAACATACAATATGGCTGTTGGATAAATGGTCAATTCAAAGGCACTAATACTGTTACTGCCTATAACACCTCTTTAGGAACTGTTCCTTGCTTGCGCGTTAATAGTTCCGTGAAAAATGGCTTAATAATTTATGAAGACTCTACCACTAATTCCCGTCATTTAGGCATCGTTAAAAGTGGACAAATTGTTCAAGGGGAATCATTTCCTTTAATGATCTTTACCACCAATGATAATCTGAACTGGGTGGCCATAAAATCACCACAAGAAGGCTGGATATTAACGGGTAAAACCGGCATCAATGAAAATGTTTCTTTATGTAAAAACTAA
- a CDS encoding beta strand repeat-containing protein: MGNDNITGNAANNLIIGGGGEDKLNGGNGSDQYIYTGYQSNEWNTFEGYDTITDTGTTGTDTIVAKGTGNVDIGLKSFGVNSGIENIDGTGVTGKVTIVGDGSDNTLDFSNTAFVGDNIQINGYWGNDNITGNAANNLIIGGGGEDKLNGGNGSDQYIYTGYQSNEWNTFEGYDTITDTGTTGTDTIVAKGTGNVDIGLKSFGVNSGIENIDGTGVTGKVTIVGDWSDNTLDFSNTAFVGDNIQINGYWGNDNITGNAANNLIIGGGGEDKLNGGNGSDQYIYTGYQSNEWNTFEGYDTITDTGTTGTDTIVAKGTGNVDIGLKSFGVNSGIENIDGTGVTGKVTIVGDWSDNTLDFSNTAFVGDNIQINGYWGNDNITGNAANNLIIGGGGEDKLNGGNGSDQYIYTGYQSNEWNTFEGYDTITDTGTTGTDTIVAKGTGNVDIGLKSFGVNSGIENIDGTGVTGKVTIVGDWSDNTLDFSNTAFVGDNIQINGYWGNDNITGNAANNLIIGGGGEDKLNGGNGSDQYIYTGYQSNEWNTFEGYDTITDTGTTGTDTIVAKGTGNVDIGLKSFGVNSGIENIDGTGVTGKVTIVGDGSDNTLDFSNTAFVGDNIQINGYWGNDNITGNAANNLIIGGGGEDKLNGGNGSDQYIYTGYQSNEWNTFEGYDTITDTGTTGTDTIVAKGTGNVDIGLKSFGVNSGIENIDGTGVTGKVTIVGDWSDNTLDFSNTAFVGDNIQINGYWGNDNITGNAANNLIIGGGGEDKLNGGGGEDTLIGGLGSDQLTGGEGPDCFIFNTVDEIGQGANQDNILDFNTDLDTIDISGIDANSLNDGNQSFTFIGASDFSGQAGQLRFYGGLLCGDTNGDAVSDFQLAVAGVYSLPVTNIVL; the protein is encoded by the coding sequence TTGGGGAATGATAATATCACCGGTAATGCTGCCAATAATTTGATTATTGGTGGCGGTGGTGAGGACAAACTTAACGGTGGTAACGGTTCCGACCAATACATTTATACAGGCTATCAAAGTAATGAGTGGAATACCTTTGAAGGCTATGACACCATTACGGATACAGGAACCACTGGCACAGATACCATCGTCGCCAAAGGTACGGGTAATGTTGATATTGGTCTCAAGAGTTTTGGGGTTAATAGTGGCATTGAAAACATCGACGGGACAGGAGTAACAGGAAAAGTCACCATTGTCGGTGATGGGAGTGACAACACCCTCGACTTCTCTAATACTGCTTTTGTCGGTGACAATATCCAAATCAATGGCTATTGGGGGAATGATAATATCACCGGTAATGCTGCCAATAATTTGATTATTGGTGGCGGTGGTGAGGACAAACTTAACGGTGGTAACGGTTCCGACCAATACATTTATACAGGCTATCAAAGTAATGAGTGGAATACCTTTGAAGGCTATGACACCATTACGGATACAGGAACCACTGGCACAGATACCATCGTCGCCAAAGGTACGGGTAATGTTGATATTGGTCTCAAGAGTTTTGGGGTTAATAGTGGCATTGAAAACATCGACGGGACAGGAGTAACAGGAAAAGTCACCATTGTCGGTGATTGGAGTGACAACACCCTCGACTTCTCTAATACTGCTTTTGTCGGTGACAATATCCAAATCAATGGCTATTGGGGGAATGATAATATCACCGGTAATGCTGCCAATAATTTGATTATTGGTGGCGGTGGTGAGGACAAACTTAACGGTGGTAACGGTTCCGACCAATACATTTATACAGGCTATCAAAGTAATGAGTGGAATACCTTTGAAGGCTATGACACCATTACGGATACAGGAACCACTGGCACAGATACCATCGTCGCCAAAGGTACGGGTAATGTTGATATTGGTCTCAAGAGTTTTGGGGTTAATAGTGGCATTGAAAACATCGACGGGACAGGAGTAACAGGAAAAGTCACCATTGTCGGTGATTGGAGTGACAATACCCTCGACTTCTCTAATACTGCTTTTGTCGGTGACAATATCCAAATCAATGGCTATTGGGGGAATGATAATATCACCGGTAATGCTGCCAATAATTTGATTATTGGTGGCGGTGGTGAGGACAAACTTAACGGTGGTAACGGTTCCGACCAATACATTTATACAGGCTATCAAAGTAATGAGTGGAATACCTTTGAAGGCTATGACACCATTACGGATACAGGAACCACTGGCACAGATACCATCGTCGCCAAAGGTACGGGTAATGTTGATATTGGTCTCAAGAGTTTTGGGGTTAATAGTGGCATTGAAAACATCGACGGGACAGGAGTAACAGGAAAAGTCACCATTGTCGGTGATTGGAGTGACAACACCCTCGACTTCTCTAATACTGCTTTTGTCGGTGACAATATCCAAATCAATGGCTATTGGGGGAATGATAATATCACCGGTAATGCTGCCAATAATTTGATTATTGGTGGCGGTGGTGAGGACAAACTTAACGGTGGTAACGGTTCCGACCAATACATTTATACAGGCTATCAAAGTAATGAGTGGAATACCTTTGAAGGCTATGACACCATTACGGATACAGGAACCACTGGCACAGATACCATCGTCGCCAAAGGTACGGGTAATGTTGATATTGGTCTCAAGAGTTTTGGGGTTAATAGTGGCATTGAAAACATCGACGGGACAGGAGTAACAGGAAAAGTCACCATTGTCGGTGATGGGAGTGACAACACCCTCGACTTCTCTAATACTGCTTTTGTCGGTGACAATATCCAAATCAATGGCTATTGGGGGAATGATAATATCACCGGTAATGCTGCCAATAATTTGATTATTGGTGGCGGTGGTGAGGACAAACTTAACGGTGGTAACGGTTCCGACCAATACATTTATACAGGCTATCAAAGTAATGAGTGGAATACCTTTGAAGGCTATGACACCATTACGGATACAGGAACCACTGGCACAGATACCATCGTCGCCAAAGGTACGGGTAATGTTGATATTGGTCTCAAGAGTTTTGGGGTTAATAGTGGCATTGAAAACATCGACGGGACAGGAGTAACAGGAAAAGTCACCATTGTCGGTGATTGGAGTGACAACACCCTCGACTTCTCTAATACTGCTTTTGTCGGTGACAATATCCAAATCAATGGCTATTGGGGGAATGATAATATCACCGGTAATGCTGCCAATAATTTGATTATTGGTGGCGGTGGTGAGGACAAACTTAACGGTGGCGGTGGTGAGGACACTCTTATCGGAGGATTAGGGTCAGATCAACTAACGGGAGGTGAAGGTCCGGACTGTTTTATCTTCAACACCGTTGATGAAATCGGTCAAGGTGCAAACCAAGACAATATCCTCGATTTCAATACTGATCTTGATACTATTGATATCTCTGGCATTGATGCCAACTCCCTCAACGATGGTAATCAGAGTTTCACGTTTATTGGTGCCTCGGATTTTTCAGGTCAAGCGGGACAACTGCGCTTTTACGGCGGTCTCCTTTGCGGGGATACCAACGGCGATGCAGTCAGCGACTTTCAATTGGCGGTCGCTGGAGTGTATAGTTTACCTGTTACCAATATAGTGCTGTGA
- a CDS encoding beta strand repeat-containing protein, with amino-acid sequence MASKSYSMVQNYPIGTTGTGLDQTVERIGIDPGLAGANLGTNITGGMTAANELNQLILEAKQATGVASNGIFTVSDVTAINAWIRANRLAEFTALHGDDDGTTETGFHLVQNDGATQQYRNQNLVDTVFDGIYHIGFLIENGTFVNEDGNANATVAQVADWLTQFYTDRATTNTGLDRITELIIADQGLAQNIPWQEIAGGADAANGLNDLLKTAITTYNLAADGSISESDIAQINNWIRSDATRYNTFIVLHGDDDGTTETGFHLVQNDGAQTTYFAKNLVNTVADGIYHIGFEIQNGRFLNEDGAANATVKDVADWVTYFYVDQSTTGTGLDKIVDTIKIDTGLAKWTNAGDINAGAAAADGLNHLLVDGITATGIAADGWITSDDIRTLNQWVRTNHYEEFVLLHGDDEGDEETGYHLVQNDGATTQYFGKNLVNTVADGLYHIGFTIEENRLVNEDGDANARLNDVASWLNYFYLQKTIIYGDNSSDTITGTNLAEHLMGYGGNDILNGGGGDDLIDGDWGSDNLSGGVGNDLLYGGADNDQLDGGEDSDTYYVSGNLAGGWSSFQGYDIYTDTGTTGVDKIVALGTGDVDLGILSFSANSGIETIDGTGVTGKVTIVGDWSDNTLDFSNTAFVGDNIQINGYWGNDNITGSTGNDVIIGGGGEDKLNGGNGSDQYIYTGYQSNEWNTFEGYDTITDTGTTGTDTIVAKGTGNVDIGLKSFGVNSGIETIDGTGVTGKVTIVGDWSDNTLDFSNTKFLSNNIEINGYWGNDNITGSTGNDVIIGGGGEDKLNGGNGSDQYIYTGYQSNEWNTFEGYDTITDTGTTGTDTIVAKGTGNVDIGLKSFGVNSGIETIDGTGVTGKVTIVGDWSDNTLDFSNTKFLSNNIEINGYWGNDNITGSTGNDVIIGGGGEDKLNGGNGSDQYIYTGYQSNEWNTFEGYDTITDTGTTGTDTIVAKGTGNVDIGLKSFGVNSGIETIDGTGVTGKVTIVGDWSDNTLDFSNTKFLSNNIEINGYWGNDNITGSTGNDVIIGGGGEDKLNGGNGSDQYIYTGYQSNEWNTFEGYDTITDTGTTGTDTIVAKGTGNVDIGLKSFGVNSGIETIDGTGVTGKVTIVGDWSDNTLDFSNTAFVGDNIQINGYWGNDNITGNAANNLIIGGGGEDKLNGGNGSDQYIYTGYQSNEWNTFEGYDTITDTGTTGTDTIVAKGTGNVDIGLKSFGVNSGIETIDGTGVTGKVTIVGDWSDNTLDFSNTAFVGDNIQINGYWGNDNITGNAANNLIIGGGGEDKLNGGNGSDQYIYTGYQSNEWNTFEGYDTITDTGTTGTDTIVAKGTGNVDIGLKSFGVNSGIETIDGTGVTGKVTIVGDWSDNTLDFSNTKFLSNNIEINGYWGNDNITGSTGNDVIIGGGGEDKLNGGNGSDQYIYTGYQSNEWNTFEGYDTITDTGTTGTDTIVAKGTGNVDIGLKSFGVNSGIENIDGTGVTGKVTIVGDGSDNTLDFSNTAFVGDNIQINGYWGMIISPVMLPII; translated from the coding sequence ATGGCAAGCAAATCTTATTCGATGGTGCAAAATTACCCAATCGGAACAACCGGAACGGGACTAGATCAAACGGTTGAAAGAATTGGCATAGATCCAGGACTGGCTGGTGCTAATCTCGGCACAAATATTACGGGTGGAATGACGGCGGCTAATGAATTAAATCAGTTAATCTTAGAAGCCAAACAAGCCACTGGAGTTGCTAGTAACGGCATTTTTACTGTCAGTGACGTAACTGCGATTAATGCTTGGATTCGCGCTAACCGTTTAGCAGAATTTACTGCTCTCCACGGCGATGATGACGGCACAACAGAAACAGGGTTTCATTTAGTCCAAAATGACGGAGCGACTCAACAGTATCGCAACCAAAATTTAGTTGATACGGTTTTTGATGGCATTTATCACATTGGTTTCCTAATTGAAAATGGCACCTTTGTCAATGAAGATGGTAACGCCAATGCCACAGTTGCTCAGGTGGCGGATTGGCTAACCCAATTTTATACAGATCGGGCCACAACTAATACCGGACTTGATCGGATTACGGAATTAATTATTGCCGATCAGGGTTTAGCGCAAAATATACCTTGGCAAGAAATTGCTGGCGGTGCTGATGCGGCCAATGGACTGAATGATTTATTAAAAACAGCGATTACCACCTACAATCTCGCCGCCGATGGTTCAATTTCCGAAAGCGATATTGCACAAATTAACAATTGGATTCGCTCTGATGCCACCCGTTATAATACTTTTATTGTTCTGCATGGGGATGATGACGGCACAACAGAAACTGGCTTCCATTTAGTTCAAAATGACGGCGCTCAGACCACATATTTTGCAAAAAACCTAGTTAATACTGTTGCCGACGGAATCTATCATATTGGTTTTGAGATCCAAAATGGGCGGTTTCTCAACGAAGATGGTGCAGCTAATGCCACAGTAAAAGACGTAGCAGATTGGGTAACATATTTTTACGTCGATCAGTCCACCACTGGCACAGGATTAGACAAAATTGTCGATACCATCAAAATTGATACTGGCTTAGCCAAGTGGACAAATGCGGGGGATATTAACGCCGGAGCCGCCGCCGCCGACGGACTTAACCATCTATTAGTAGATGGCATTACTGCTACAGGTATCGCTGCTGATGGCTGGATTACCAGCGATGATATTCGCACCCTCAATCAATGGGTTCGCACTAATCACTATGAAGAATTTGTCCTCCTTCACGGTGATGATGAAGGGGATGAGGAAACAGGCTACCATCTGGTGCAAAATGACGGAGCGACAACTCAATATTTTGGCAAAAATTTAGTCAATACCGTGGCCGATGGACTCTATCATATTGGCTTTACCATCGAAGAAAATCGTCTCGTCAACGAAGACGGCGATGCCAATGCTCGCCTTAACGATGTTGCCAGTTGGCTCAACTATTTCTATCTTCAGAAAACCATTATTTACGGTGATAACTCCAGCGACACGATTACAGGTACGAATCTTGCCGAACACCTGATGGGTTACGGGGGAAACGATATTCTCAATGGTGGCGGCGGCGATGACCTAATCGATGGAGATTGGGGGTCTGACAATTTATCGGGTGGGGTTGGTAATGACCTCCTCTATGGCGGCGCAGACAATGACCAATTAGATGGAGGTGAAGACTCAGACACTTATTATGTCTCCGGTAATCTAGCCGGAGGCTGGTCGAGTTTCCAAGGCTATGACATCTACACCGATACAGGGACCACCGGGGTGGATAAAATTGTGGCTTTGGGTACAGGAGACGTGGACCTAGGGATTCTTTCCTTTAGCGCCAACAGTGGCATTGAAACCATCGACGGGACAGGAGTAACAGGAAAAGTCACCATTGTCGGTGATTGGAGTGACAACACCCTCGACTTCTCTAATACTGCTTTTGTCGGTGACAATATCCAAATCAATGGCTATTGGGGGAATGACAATATCACCGGTAGCACTGGTAATGATGTCATTATTGGTGGCGGTGGTGAGGACAAACTTAACGGTGGTAACGGTTCCGACCAATACATTTATACAGGCTATCAAAGTAATGAGTGGAATACCTTTGAAGGCTATGACACCATTACGGATACAGGAACCACTGGCACAGATACCATCGTCGCCAAAGGTACGGGTAATGTTGATATTGGTCTCAAGAGTTTTGGGGTTAATAGTGGCATTGAAACCATCGACGGGACAGGAGTAACAGGAAAAGTCACCATCGTCGGTGATTGGAGTGACAATACCCTCGACTTCTCTAATACCAAATTCCTCAGTAACAATATCGAAATAAACGGCTATTGGGGGAATGACAATATCACCGGTAGCACTGGTAATGATGTCATTATTGGTGGCGGTGGTGAGGACAAACTTAACGGTGGTAACGGTTCCGACCAATACATTTATACAGGCTATCAAAGTAATGAGTGGAATACCTTTGAAGGCTATGACACCATTACGGATACAGGAACCACTGGCACAGATACCATCGTCGCCAAAGGTACGGGTAATGTTGATATTGGTCTCAAGAGTTTTGGGGTTAATAGTGGCATTGAAACCATCGACGGGACAGGAGTAACAGGAAAAGTCACCATCGTCGGTGATTGGAGTGACAATACCCTCGACTTCTCTAATACCAAATTCCTCAGTAACAATATCGAAATAAACGGCTATTGGGGGAATGACAATATCACCGGTAGCACTGGTAATGATGTCATTATTGGTGGCGGTGGTGAGGACAAACTTAACGGTGGTAACGGTTCCGACCAATACATTTATACAGGCTATCAAAGTAATGAGTGGAATACCTTTGAAGGCTATGACACCATTACGGATACAGGAACCACTGGCACAGATACCATCGTCGCCAAAGGTACGGGTAATGTTGATATTGGTCTCAAGAGTTTTGGGGTTAATAGTGGCATTGAAACCATCGACGGGACAGGAGTAACAGGAAAAGTCACCATCGTCGGTGATTGGAGTGACAATACCCTCGACTTCTCTAATACCAAATTCCTCAGTAACAATATCGAAATAAACGGCTATTGGGGGAATGACAATATCACCGGTAGCACTGGTAATGATGTCATTATTGGTGGCGGTGGTGAGGACAAACTTAACGGTGGTAACGGTTCCGACCAATACATTTATACAGGCTATCAAAGTAATGAGTGGAATACCTTTGAAGGCTATGACACCATTACGGATACAGGAACCACTGGCACAGATACCATCGTCGCCAAAGGTACGGGTAATGTTGATATTGGTCTCAAGAGTTTTGGGGTTAATAGTGGCATTGAAACCATCGACGGGACAGGAGTAACAGGAAAAGTCACCATTGTCGGTGATTGGAGTGACAACACCCTCGACTTCTCTAATACTGCTTTTGTCGGTGACAATATCCAAATCAATGGCTATTGGGGGAATGATAATATCACCGGTAATGCTGCCAATAATTTGATTATTGGTGGCGGTGGTGAGGACAAACTTAACGGTGGTAACGGTTCCGACCAATACATTTATACAGGCTATCAAAGTAATGAGTGGAATACCTTTGAAGGCTATGACACCATTACGGATACAGGAACCACTGGCACAGATACCATCGTCGCCAAAGGTACGGGTAATGTTGATATTGGTCTCAAGAGTTTTGGGGTTAATAGTGGCATTGAAACCATCGACGGGACAGGAGTAACAGGAAAAGTCACCATCGTCGGTGATTGGAGTGACAACACCCTCGACTTCTCTAATACTGCTTTTGTCGGTGACAATATCCAAATCAATGGCTATTGGGGGAATGATAATATCACCGGTAATGCTGCCAATAATTTGATTATTGGTGGCGGTGGTGAGGACAAACTTAACGGTGGTAACGGTTCCGACCAATACATTTATACAGGCTATCAAAGTAATGAGTGGAATACCTTTGAAGGCTATGACACCATTACGGATACAGGAACCACTGGCACAGATACCATCGTCGCCAAAGGTACGGGTAATGTTGATATTGGTCTCAAGAGTTTTGGGGTTAATAGTGGCATTGAAACCATCGACGGGACAGGAGTAACAGGAAAAGTCACCATCGTCGGTGATTGGAGTGACAATACCCTCGACTTCTCTAATACCAAATTCCTCAGTAACAATATCGAAATAAACGGCTATTGGGGGAATGACAATATCACCGGTAGCACTGGTAATGATGTCATTATTGGTGGCGGTGGTGAGGACAAACTTAACGGTGGTAACGGTTCCGACCAATACATTTATACAGGCTATCAAAGTAATGAGTGGAATACCTTTGAAGGCTATGACACCATTACGGATACAGGAACCACTGGCACAGATACCATCGTCGCCAAAGGTACGGGTAATGTTGATATTGGTCTCAAGAGTTTTGGGGTTAATAGTGGCATTGAAAACATCGACGGGACAGGAGTAACAGGAAAAGTCACCATTGTCGGTGATGGGAGTGACAACACCCTCGACTTCTCTAATACTGCTTTTGTCGGTGACAATATCCAAATCAATGGCTATTGGGGAATGATAATATCACCGGTAATGCTGCCAATAATTTGA
- a CDS encoding PIN domain-containing protein, with protein MSIIFDLERTNQLNPLPDKDLVDLCPPIEPYQVTKSQNLAKLERFFNQFKILPFDQNSAKIAGRIRSQLNQLGIPVGGYDLQIAAIAMANELILITHNIREFSRIDGLKYEDWEI; from the coding sequence TTGTCAATTATTTTCGATCTAGAGCGAACTAATCAATTAAATCCCTTGCCAGATAAGGATTTAGTCGATTTATGCCCCCCTATCGAACCATACCAAGTAACGAAGAGCCAAAATTTAGCGAAGCTAGAGCGTTTCTTTAATCAATTTAAGATTTTACCTTTTGACCAAAATTCTGCAAAAATTGCTGGAAGAATTCGGTCTCAATTAAATCAATTAGGTATTCCTGTCGGTGGTTATGATTTACAAATTGCAGCTATTGCTATGGCTAATGAGTTAATTTTAATCACTCATAATATCCGTGAGTTCAGTCGTATAGATGGTTTAAAATATGAAGACTGGGAGATTTAA
- a CDS encoding class I SAM-dependent methyltransferase gives MIKDKNQQTYRDPSIVGYYAQLTALQPAERTILTLLQERLSTMKMLDLGVGAGRTTKYFAPLVGEYIGVDYSTEMIAACRQKFPHLVWQVADARNLEQFADNYFDFILFSFNGIDYISHADRFLVLEEISRIGKAGGYFCFSSHNLQGIIPEFDWKKKISFNPFSSYVNLVIWAILRVCNPSLSYQQLLTADYAIIRDEPHNFRLQNYYATPKEQLRQLRSYFQDIKIYSWKTGQEINSEQELNTNLDHWLYYLCVLP, from the coding sequence ATGATTAAGGACAAAAATCAGCAAACCTATAGAGACCCTAGTATTGTCGGTTATTATGCCCAATTAACCGCGCTACAGCCGGCAGAAAGGACAATTTTAACTCTGCTGCAAGAGCGTTTATCGACGATGAAAATGCTTGATTTAGGGGTAGGTGCGGGACGGACTACGAAGTATTTTGCCCCTCTTGTGGGAGAATATATCGGTGTTGATTATTCTACGGAAATGATCGCCGCTTGTCGTCAAAAATTCCCCCATTTAGTCTGGCAAGTGGCTGATGCCAGAAATCTAGAACAATTTGCGGATAATTATTTTGACTTTATTCTCTTTAGTTTTAATGGCATTGATTATATTTCCCATGCTGACCGTTTTCTAGTTTTAGAGGAAATTAGCCGCATCGGTAAAGCGGGTGGTTATTTTTGCTTTTCTAGTCATAATCTTCAGGGAATTATCCCAGAATTCGATTGGAAAAAAAAGATTAGTTTCAATCCTTTTAGTAGCTATGTCAATTTAGTCATCTGGGCGATTTTGCGGGTCTGTAATCCCTCTCTTAGCTACCAACAGTTATTGACTGCTGACTATGCAATTATTCGGGATGAACCCCATAATTTTCGTCTGCAAAATTATTACGCCACACCCAAAGAACAATTAAGACAGTTAAGGTCTTACTTTCAAGATATTAAAATTTATTCTTGGAAAACCGGTCAGGAAATTAACAGCGAACAAGAGTTAAATACTAATCTTGATCATTGGCTTTATTATCTCTGTGTTCTTCCCTAA